One region of Archocentrus centrarchus isolate MPI-CPG fArcCen1 chromosome 6, fArcCen1, whole genome shotgun sequence genomic DNA includes:
- the miox gene encoding inositol oxygenase — protein MRIISIGPDPSLAYRPNLETSKTKEKEDYRNFESGSLFDRVFNTYSLMHTYQTVELVKQKHSKWTGCNHTQMGMMDAIMSLDQLVDESDPDVDFPNSFHAFQTAEGIRQAHPDKEWFQLVGLIHDVGKIMALWDEPQWAVVGDTFPVGCKFQNSIVFRDNTFLKNPDDKNPKYNTEHGIYEPNCGLDNVLMSWGHDEYLYRVMKFNKCPIPEEGLYMIRFHSFYPWHSHGDYTHLCNDKDLHMLTWVKEFNKFDLYTKTTDLPDISKLKVYYQSLIDKYCPGILKW, from the exons ATGAGGATCATCAGTATC GGTCCAGACCCATCTCTGGCATATCGGCCAAATTTAGAGACGAGTAAGACCAAAGAGAAGGAAGACTACAGAAACTTTGAG agtGGAAGTCTATTCGACCGTGTCTTCAACACTTACAGCCTGATGCACACCTACCAAACAGTGGAGCTTGTAAAACAAAAG CACTCTAAATGGACCGGCTGTAACCACACACAGATGGGGATGATGGATGCAATCATGTCTCTAGACCAGCTTGTGGATGAGTCTGATCCAGATGTGGACTTCCCCAACTCTTTCCACGCCTTCCAGACTGCTGAAGGCATCCGCCAAGCACACCCAGACAAGG AATGGTTCCAGCTGGTGGGTCTAATCCATGATGTTGGAAAAATCATGGCTCTCTGGGATGAACCGCAG TGGGCTGTGGTGGGCGACACTTTTCCTGTGGGTTGCAAATTTCAAAACTCCATTGTGTTCAGAGACAACACCTTCCTGAAAAATCCAGATGACAAAAATCCCAAATACAA CACTGAACATGGAATCTATGAACCAAACTGTGGCCTTGACAATGTCCTCATGTCCTGGGGCCATGATG AGTATCTCTACAGAGTTATGAAGTTCAATAAGTGTCCCATCCCAGAGGAG GGTTTGTATATGATTCGCTTCCATTCTTTCTACCCCTGGCACTCCCATGGAGATTACACGCACCTGTGCAATGATAAAGACTTGCACATGCTGACCTGGGTCAAAGAGTTCAA CAAATTTGACCTGTACACAAAAACCACTGATCTGCCTGACATCAGCAAGCTGAAGGTGTACTACCAGTCTCTGATTGACAAGTACTGTCCTGGAATTCTGAAGTGGTAA
- the adm2b gene encoding uncharacterized protein adm2b, whose protein sequence is MQETGMMLTMSLMHTGHFTLCLRYAAMCALRPAWVCLLLGLLPLEIQSQTLTLQRTHRHRLSFPRTSKYQKSSYPSILPTMSDLSVAADNQITEEDRHIIWRALLLHKEPPPMLPDPLVDQGHNVLPEAPVWQRGSRGRRHAGRGRGQGHLMRVGCVLGTCQVQNLSHRLYQLIGQSGREDSSPINPRSPHSYG, encoded by the exons ATGCAGGAAACAGGGATGATGCTGACCATGTCGCTCATGCACACGGGACATTTTACAT TGTGCTTGCGCTACGCTGCCATGTGCGCACTCCGCCCGGCGTGGGTGTGCTTGCTGCTCGGCCTCCTGCCTCTGGAGATCCAGTCCCAGACTCTGACTCTGCAGAGAACTCACAGACACAG gTTGAGTTTTCCCAGAACCTCTAAATACCAAAAGTCTTCTTACCCCAGCATCCTGCCTACTATGTCTGATCTCTCTGTTGCTGCTGACAACCAAATTACTGAGGAAGACAGACATATCATCTGGAGGGCCCTGCTCCTGCACAAAGAGCCCCCACCAATGCTGCCTGACCCGTTGGTAGACCAAGGCCACAACGTGCTACCGGAGGCGCCAGTCTGGCAGCGTGGGTCACGGGGTCGTCGCCATGCTGGTAGAGGGAGGGGCCAAGGCCACCTGATGAGGGTGGGGTGCGTCCTAGGCACCTGTCAGGTTCAGAACCTCAGCCACCGTCTCTACCAGTTGATTGGACAGAGCGGGAGGGAAGACTCCTCCCCCATTAACCCCCGCAGTCCTCACAGCTATGGCTAA
- the LOC115781170 gene encoding MOB kinase activator 2 has protein sequence MGGCHSYPSAREADRKALQPSDISNQKLGINNNNQEGRPYLLQQYVCQQITHADMYALTALPPGVDKAEWLASNTVAFFKHINLFSSALSEFCTPSTCPTACGPGNAVYVWTDDHGRKLKCSAPLYFDYAMSYIQDLLTDEDVFPTKAGAAFPTGFVFLVQKVFLLLFRTLAHIYWSHYSETLLLGLHPHLNTLFMHLTLFCRQHALLDPEDTEPLQDLITALGQQGRT, from the exons ATGGGGGGGTGCCATAGTTACCCCTCGGCTAGAGAAGCAGACAGGAAGGCGCTTCAGCcttctgacatcagcaatcaaAAACT GGGAATTAACAACAATAATCAGGAAGGGCGTCCATATCTGCTGCAGCAGTATGTGTGTCAGCAGatcacacatgcagacatgtaTGCCCTCACAGCGCTGCCGCCTGGTGTCGACAAGGCAGAGTGGCTTGCCAGCAACA cTGTGGCATTTTTCAAGCATATAAACCTGTTCTCCAGTGCGCTATCAGAGTTCTGCACTCCCAGTACTTGCCCAACTGCCTGTGGACCAGGCAACGC GGTTTATGTTTGGACTGACGACCATGGCAGGAAGCTGAAGTGCTCTGCTCCACTTTACTTTGACTACGCCATGTCATACATTCAGGACTTGCTGACTGATGAAGACGTCTTCCCCACAAAAGCAG GTGCAGCGTTTCCAACAGGCTTCGTGTTTCTAGTCCAGAAGgtgtttctgttgctgttcAGGACTCTGGCTCACATTTATTGGTCTCACTACAGTGAGACCCTCCTGCTCGGCCTGCACCCACACCTCAACACACTTTTCATGCACCTCACACTCTTCTGCCGGCAGCATGCGCTGCTGGATCCAGAAGACACTGAGCCACTGCAGGACCTTATCACAGCTTTGGGACAGCAAGGCAGAACTTAA